One Cryptomeria japonica chromosome 9, Sugi_1.0, whole genome shotgun sequence genomic window carries:
- the LOC131079568 gene encoding pentatricopeptide repeat-containing protein At3g12770 has product MKGVLHKKMSVIRCLRTMTVIVFNCNCSRMNHSTHFLRYNHTLPSEEHFHLKAFCREGRLKDARKIFDNMTEKDVLSWNLIIATYRRHGYPQEALKLFQQIQRTGVQPDHFTFTTILPTCAQTRAMEKGMEIHQNIIDRGFLWDVVVVNALMDMYAKCGRMHKARELFDKMPQQVPVSWNTMIAGYAQNGALDEALQILKRMPQPNVISWTAMIAGYAQNGIAEKALEIFYQMQLAGVKQNSTTFVSIIPACAKLGAVKQGKEIHRSTMESGLSSNVVIASALMDMYAKCGSVHKAQKLFDKMPQRDVVSWTSMIAGYTQNGFVEQALETFKQMQLVGVRPNSTTYASILPACAKMGALEPGMGIHQTIIESGFSTDLVVVNALIDMYAKCGSISKAHELFDNMPQRNVVSWAAIIAVYTQNGLVEKSLETFKQMQLSGVKPSSATFASILTACAKMGALEGGMEIHKSIIDSGFLSDVVVANALIDMYGKCGSIPKAWKLFSKMSERSVVSWTAMIAGYAQNGFLEEASRIFQEMPERNVISWTTMIAGYARNGLVEKALETYQEMQLADVKPNLTTFTIILSASARMGALEEGMDIHRSVIESGLCSNAVVVSALIDMYAKCGSIQKARGLFNKMLQRDVVLWTAMIAGYAMHGYGKDALKLFELMKHSGTYPDQVSFVCVLFACSHAGLVDEGCKYFSCMRDFYCITPKLEHYVCVVDILARAGYLEEALIFIIKMPIKPAIVVWMCLLSACRSPMNTRLGAFTANLLFELDPKNAASYVLLSDIYAEVGRWGDAQKVRRLMKDKEIRKTPGCSWIEVHKRVHAFCVGDRSHPQTQEIYAMLEKLSYEMKAAGYAPNSRLALNDVEKEEKELFLNHHSEKLAIAFGLLNTSPGTTVRVVKNLRVCVECHTATKFISKIVARKIVVRDANRFHHFNQGECSCGDYW; this is encoded by the coding sequence ATGAAGGGTGTTCTACATAAAAAAATGTCTGTAATTCGATGTTTGAGGACGATGACAGTAATAGTGTTTAATTGTAATTGCAGTAGGATGAATCACTCTACCCATTTTTTACGCTACAATCACACATTGCCATCCGAAGAGCATTTCCATCTCAAAGCATTTTGTAGAGAGGGTCGCTTGAAGGATGCTCGTAAGATTTTTGATAACATGACAGAGAAAGATGTCTTGTCATGGAATTTGATTATAGCAACTTACAGAAGACATGGTTATCCTCAAGAAGCActgaaactttttcaacaaattcaGCGAACAGGTGTCCAACCGGATCATTTCACCTTTACCACCATACTTCCAACCTGTGCCCAAACGAGGGCCATGGAAAAGGGTATGGAAATCCACCAAAACATAATAGATAGAGGGTTTCTTTGGGATGTTGTAGTTGTAAATGCTCTCatggacatgtatgcaaaatgtggaaggatgcataaggcacgtgaactgtttgacaaaatgcctcaacaaGTTCCGGTTTCATGGAatacaatgattgcaggatatgcacaaaatggtgcTCTCGATGAGGCTTTACAGATTTTGAAAAGAATGCCTCAACCTAATGTGATTTCATGGACCgcgatgattgcaggatatgcacaaaatgggatTGCTGAGAAAGCCTTGGAGATTTTTTaccaaatgcaattagcaggtgtaaaACAAAATTCCACAACATTTGTCAGTATCATTCCAGCATGTGCTAAATTGGGAGCTGTCAAACAGGGTAAGGAAATCCATCGAAGCACAATGGAAAGTGGACTTTCGTCAAATGTTGTGATTGCCAGTGCCTTGATGGATATGTACGCAAAATGTGGAAGCGTACATAAGGCTCagaaactatttgacaaaatgcctcaaagagatgtcgtCTCGTGGACTTCGATGATCGCAGGATATACACAAAATGGGTTTGTTGAACAAGCCCTAGAgacttttaagcaaatgcaattggtaggtgtaagGCCAAACTCCACAACCTATGCCAGCatcctcccagcctgtgccaaaatgggagctttggaaccaGGCATGGGTATCCATCAAACCATCATAGAAAGCGGATTCTCGACAGACCTTGTAGTTGtgaatgccctgatagacatgtatgcaaaatgtggaagcatatcaaaggcacatgaactatttgacaatatgcctcaaagaaatgtggtctcatgggcTGCAATCATTGCTGTATATACACAAAATGGGCTTGTTGAAAAATCTTTGGAGACCTTTAAACAGATGCAATTATCAGGTGTAAAGCCAAGCTCTgcaacctttgccagcattctcaccgcctgtgccaaaatgggagcattGGAAGGGGGTATGGAAATCCATAAAAGTATAATTGATAGTggatttttgtcagatgttgtagttgcaaatgctctgatagacatgtatggaaaatgtggaagcataccTAAGGCATGGAAACTCTTCAGCAAAATGTCGGAAAGAAGTGTGGTGTCTTGGAcagcaatgattgcaggatatgcacaaaatggttttCTCGAGGAAGCTTCAAGAATTTTCCAGGAAATGCCTGAACGAAATGTGATCTCATGGACTACGATGATTGCAGGGTATGCACGAAATGGGCTTGTTGAAAAGGCCTTGGAAACCTATCAGGAAATGCAATTGGCAGATGTAAAGCCGAACTTGACAACCTTTACAATCATCCTTTCAGCGAGTGCCAGaatgggagctttggaggagggTATGGACATCCACCGAAGCGTAATTGAAAGTGGACTTTGTTCAAATGCTGTGGTTGTCAGCgccctgatagacatgtatgcaaaatgtgggagcATACAGAAGGCACGGGGGCTATTCAACAAAATGCTTCAACGAGACGTGGTCCTATGGACTGCAATGATAGCAGGATATGCAATGCATGGCTATGGCAAGGATGCCCTTAAACTCTTTGAACTAATGAAGCACTCTGGAACATATCCAGACCAAGTAAGCTTTGTGTGTGTCTTATTTGCATGCAGCCATGCAGGCTTAGTGGATGAAGGCTGTAAATACTTCAGTTGCATGAGGGACTTTTATTGCATTACACCTAAATTGGAGCATTATGTATGTGTAGTTGACATCCTTGCTCGTGCAGGCTATCTTGAGGAAGCTCTAATCTTTATCATTAAAATGCCAATCAAACCTGCAATTGTTGTGTGGATGTGTTTACTTAGCGCTTGTAGATCACCTATGAATACAAGATTAGGTGCATTTACAGCAAATCTCCTTTTTGAGCTGGACCCTAAGAATGCCGCATCTTATGTTCTTCTGTCAGACATTTATGCAGAAGTGGGTAGGTGGGGGGATGCTCaaaaggtaaggagattgatgaaagataaagaaataagaAAGACACCTGGATGCAGTTGGATTGAAGTCCATAAAAGAGTTCATGCTTTTTGTGTAGGAGACAGATCACACCCACAAACACAGGAGATCTATGCAATGTTGGAGAAACTGTCTTATGAGATGAAGGCAGCAGGGTATGCTCCAAATTCAAGACTTGCACTGAATGACGTGGAAAAGGAGGAAAAAGAATTATTCCTCAATCATCATAGTGAGAAGTTGGCAATTGCATTTGGGTTGTTAAACACGTCCCCTGGAACGACGGTTAGAGTTGTCAAGAATCTTCGAGTATGTGTTGAGTGCCACACTGCAACCAAATTTATCTCCAAGATAGTTGCAAGAAAAATTGTTGTGAGAGATGCGAACCGTTTCCATCATTTCAATCAAGGAGAATGTTCTTGTGGAGATTATTGGTGA